The DNA sequence ATCCCTGACCCTGATTGATATTTCATCCTGTTTCATTTGGATTTTTTCCTGTTCCTGCTTGTTCAGATTATTTGCGTGGGCAATTGTATGTTTGCTCTTGTATAAATTATCTACAGAGTAGGTCACTTTTAAACCAACCTGCCCAAAACCCCAGAGGTCATTGGAATAGGGATAAAATGAAATTTGAGGATAGGTATAGTTGTATCTGGAGTATAAAGAAACTTTCGGTAAACGACTTGATTTCAGCTGTTTAATGTTAAGCTCACTTATTGCCTGATTGGTATTATTGATCTTGAGGTCCGGTGAATGGGTGATTGCTGCTGTCAGATAATCCTCATAATCTGATTCCTGAAGATCATTGGCTTCCAGGCTATCTTGGGAAGAAATATCCAATGGTTCTATGCTTTCCCGTCCCATCATTATATTGAGACGTTGTTTGGTAAGGTCAATTTTCTTTTTGACCTCAGAAGAGCTGAGTTCCAGTTGGGATAGTTTTACTGATATCCTTAACACATCACTTTTCAGAACAATACCATTCCGGTTAAGGTTTTCGATGGTCGAAAGCTGTTTCTTTTCGGTGGAAATTTCTGTTGAAATAAATGATTGAAATTCCTGGAATTTATACAGATCATAAAAGGAAGCAGCAATTGCATATTTTACGTTATCTTTCTGTAATTCAAATTCATATTGCTTCCTTATTTTCTCTTCTTTTTTGATTTCAATATTTCTTTTTTCTTTTCCTCCGCTGTAAATATTAAAATCCATATTATACCCTAATCCGTAACCGTAACCTTTGATTGGAACGCTTTGAGGAGCGGAAAATATGCCGTTGTCATAAAGAAGAAACTTGGTATTGAGGCGAAAATCACCCATCACAGATAATTCCGGTAATAGTTTGTCTTTCGCTTCTAAAATACCTATTTCACTTTCTTCTCTTGCCAGGTCAGCAAGTTTCAATTGTTTATTCTGTAACTCTGATAAAGCCCAGATTTCTTTCAATGTCAATACAGATGGACTGTACTGGTTTTGTCCCTTTGTGCCTGCTGAAATGACCAGGTATAAGAGGAGGATATATCTTTTCATTTTATATGATTACATTTTATAATGCAAAATTATTGACCAATACAATGAGTCTTTTTATAATATTAGCCTTATTTTTGTTTATTCTGGCCAATAGATTTTTCTTTATCACTTTATTGATAAGCCATTATCGTATCTTTTTTTTAAAATTTAATAAGTAATTTATCTCCATGAAAAACATAAAAGAAGTAAGAGAAAAAGTAGACGCCCATCCCGAATCGATATTGGTGATCCGCCAGCAGTGGGAACAAAGGCTTCCTATGCATAAACATCAGAAAGGCCAGCTGTTATTGGTTATTGGAGGGATGGCGAAGCTGAGAACAAAGGAGAAAGATCTTTATATTCCCCGTAACCACTATATCTGGATGCCGAAAATGTATTCACATAATTTGATGTTCAATTCTAAAGACCTTGATATTATTAATATTTATTTTCCGGAAGAAGAGAAGTTTGATCATCTTTTTTATGATGATTTGGGAATATATCCTGTCAGTAATTTACTTTCCGAGCTTTTGAACTTTGGAAAGGACTGGAATGGTGATTTCTTTCCCGATTCATGGGAGTATGAATTTTTGCTGACACTGAAACACCTGCTTCCTAAAGAAAATTTGAAAAAATTTACGATACAGCTGCCTACCACCACTGATGAGCGTCTCAATACAATAATTAAATTCATTAGGAGCAACCTGGAAAATCCTCTTACACTGAAAGAAGTTGCTGTAAAATTTGGATTTAGCGTAAGAAGCTTAACCCGTTTCTTTACGAATAAACTGGGGCTTTCATTTATTCAATACGTGAAAATGGTCAGGATCATTAAAGCAATGGAGTTGCTTAAGGACACGCAATTAAGTATGAGTGAGATTGCTTACGAAATTGGGTATTCCAATATTTCTGCATTTAGCAATACATTTTTACAATTGACCAATATGAGGCCAACAGAGTTTAAATCGATGCTTTAAATAAATGTTAAAATTATCTGGTCTGTAATTTCATTCTGAACCCGATGATCACTGGTTATAGATATGATTAATTAATTTCCTTTTTAATGAGATTTAATTAAAAAAATGACAAATTATTTTTTTAATTAAAAAAAGTTTATACATTTGTCACATCAAAAAATAAAAATGAATAGAACATTCAACAATATTATTACTATCGTTATTGTCATTATCGGATTCCGGTGATGAGCGATGGTATTGTTGAAACTCTATAAAAATAATAGTAAGCCATCCTCATCAGGATGGCTTTTTTTGTGCCTTAATTTTAAAATTAATCTAAAAACAAAAATATGTATCACAACAAAAAAATGACACCCCACGACAATGAGTATTTTTTGAAATCTCACCCGGTTTGTATTGACAATTATCCTCAGTTGAAGAATCACAGAACAGGAAAGACATCTTCATTTATAACCGGATTAATGATTTTATAAATGCAAATTTGAAGACTTTCTATAATTCTGCTGTTGTAGAATTAGTTAATTTAAATATTTGATTACTAGATCTTTGTATTTGTTTTTTGATTATTTGAATATTGTAATTTTAATTAAAATATGAGAGATAAAAAATATACAAGCCTTAGTTTTGAATCAAAATTAGAAAGAACTTCATGTATCGCTTTTGTAATCGGGACAGGTTAAATGTTAAACAGGTTTTGTTAACCCATATTTTACCAGACTGATGAGAATAGCTTTTTTTATGCCTAAACTTTAAAATAATTTAAAAAATAAATATGTATTACAACGAGAAAACGATGCTTTATCATGACGGAAAGTTTCAGGAAGCTTCAACAGCTTCTACCGGACTTTACGGACAATCACTTCATTATGGATATGCGGTCTTTGAAGGAATTAAATCTTATAAGACGAAGAATGGAACGAAAATTTTTAAAGCAAAAGAGCATTATGACCGTTTGAGAAAATCAGCTGAACTGATGATGATTCCCTTCGAATATTCGACAGAAGAGATGATTGATTTGACGTATAAGCTTTTAGAAATGAATAACCTGGGTAATGCATACATCAGACCATTAGTAATCTGCTCACCTAATATGAGCTTGTCAAAAGGAAACAAAAGTTCTTTAGTAATCGAAGCCTGGAGCTGGGACAATGGATACTTATCAGATCACGCCAGAATCATGACCTCATCTTTTGAACGTCCCAATCCTAAAGCATTCAGGATAGAAGCAAAAGCGAGCGGACATTATGTAAATTCTATTTTAGCGGCTCAGGAAGCAAAGGATAAAGGATTTGATGAAGCGATGCTTTTAGATGGAAATGGAAATGTAGCGGAAAGTTCAGGAGCCAATATTTTTTATGAGAAAGATTTAAAACTGTATACTCCGGCAAAAGGAAGTATTCTTCCGGGGATAACGAGAGCTACTATGTTTGAGATATGCGATCAGTTAGGGATATATTATGAAGAAAAATTCTTCAAGCCAGAAGAGATGGAAGGGGCTGATGCTGCATTCTTTTGTGGAACTGCTGCAGAAGTAGTTGCATTAAAATCGTTAAATAATACACCATTCAAACTGAAGTGGGAAGACAGTGTTTCTGCCTTGATCCAAAAGGCTTACAGACATCTGGTTTTCGAAGAGGATTATTCTTATTTAAAACAGGAACTCTATGTGTGAGACCTTAAATAAATATTCACGGGTTCTAACCCAGGATCCTACCCAGCCAGCAACTCAGGCTATGTTTTACGGAATCGGCTTTAAGAAAGAGGATTTCGAAAAAGCTCAGGTGGGAGTGGCAAGTATGGGATACGATGGAAATACCTGTAATATGCATCTCAATGGACTAGCTGAACTGGTAAAAAAAGGAGTGAACAGAGAAAATCTTGTCGGATTGATGTTTCATACCATCGGAATCAGTGATGGGATGACTAATGGTACTGATGGAATGCGATATTCTCTGGTCAGCAGGGATATTATCGCCGACAGTATAGAAACAGTGTGTGCCGGACAATATTATGATGCATTGATTACAGTACCCGGATGTGATAAAAATATGCCAGGATCACTGATCGCAATGGCAAGGCTTAACAGGCCATCCATAATGGTTTACGGGGGAAGTATAGAAGCAGGTCATTATAAGGGGAACGATCTTAATATCGTATCTGCTTTTGAAGCTTTGGGTAATAAAATTGCCGGAAAGCTTTCAGATGAAGACTATGATGGGATTATCAAAAACTCCTGTCCAAGTGCCGGAGCCTGTGGGGGAATGTATACTGCCAATACAATGGCTTCTGCTATTGAAGCATTGGGAATGAGCTTGCCTTATTCATCTTCTTATCCGGCTTTAAGTAAAGAGAAAAAAGAGGAATGTGAGTTTGCCGGGCATTATGTAAGAATATTATTAGAAAAAGATATCAAGCCATCAGATATCATGACTCCTGAAGCTTTTGAAAATGCATTGAGGATCATTATGGTTCTTGGAGGAAGTACCAATGCAGTTCTGCATTTTATTGCAATAGCGAAAAGTATAGGGCATAATCTGACTCTGGATGATTTCCAAAAAATAAGTGATACTACACCTTTATTGGCAGATCTTAAACCCAGTGGAAAATACCTGATGAAAGACCTCCACGAGGTAGGAGGCGTACCGGCGGTCATGAAATACCTTTTGGATCTTGGTCTTCTTCACGGAGATTGTCTTACGGTAACAGGGAAAACTATTGCTGAAAACCTTAGAAATGTGACCTCTATTATAGAGCGGGAGCAGGATATTATCAGAGATATTACCAATCCTATTAAAGAAACCGGTCATATCCGGATCATGTATGGTAATCTCGCTGAGAGAGGCTGTGTTGCTAAAATTACAGGAAAGGAAGGAAATTTCTTTAGAGGAAAAGCTAGAGTTTTTGATGGTGAGAAAGAATTTATAAAAGGAATTGAAGATCAGATCATCCAGGAAGGTGATGTGATCGTGATCAAAAATGAAGGCCCTAAAGGTGCGCCGGGAATGCCTGAAATGCTGAAACCAACTTCTGCTTTGATGGGATCGGGGTTAGGAAAAAATGTAGCCTTAATTACTGATGGCAGATTTTCAGGAGGAACCCATGGTTTTGTAGTAGGACATATCACTCCGGAAGCTTTTGAGGGGGGATTAATTGGTTTGGTGAAAGATAATGATGTGATCGAGCTGGATGCGGTAAAGAATACCATTAACCTCATGATATCGGATGAAGAATTAAAAGAAAGAAAATCCACATTTAAACAACCGGATTATAAAGTAAAAACAGGTGTTTTATATAAGTATGCAAAACTTGTATCGGATGCTTCTCATGGATGTATAACAGATTTTTAAATTGAATACAATGGAATCAACATTTAATGCATTAGAAACAGAAAGGTCTTCTCGGACCGCAAAGAAATTGAAAGGGGCAGAAGTTATTTTGGAAATCCTAAAAGCAGAAAACGTCAATACGGTCTTCGGATATCCTGGTGGAGCTGTCATTCCAATTTATGACGCATTATATGATTACAAAGACGATTTAAAGCATATTCTCGTAAGACATGAACAGGGAGCTATTCATGCAGCACAGGGGTTTTCAAGATCTTCAGATAGTATCGGGGTTGCCATTGCAACCAGCGGTCCCGGAGCAACGAATCTCGTAACCGGTCTTGCAGATGCGATGATCGATAGCACTCCGGTTGTATGTATTACAGGACAGGTATTTGCTTCCCTTTTAGGGTCTGATGCCTTTCAGGAAGTAGATGTAATTAATGTTACTGCTCCTGTTACCAAATGGAACTGTCAGGTAACCAATGCTGAAGATATACCAACAGCGCTCGCGAAAGCATTTTATATTGCCAGATCAGGCCGTCCAGGCCCAGTATTGGTGGATATTACTAAAAATGCCCAGCTTCAGGAAATTGATTTTAAAGGATATGAAATCTGTAATTCTATCCGGTCTTATCATCCTAAACCAAGAGTTAGAAGTGAATATATAGAGCAGGCTGCTTTATTAATTAATTCGGCCAAAAGACCGTTTTTATTATTTGGACAAGGGGTTATTATCGGACAGGCAGAAGAAGAGCTTAAGGCATTGGTTGAGAAAACAGGTATTCCGGCGGCATCTACAGCCTTAGGGCTGGGAGCCCTTTCTACAGAACATCCTTTCTATGTAGGGATGTTGGGAATGCATGGCCACTATGCCCCTAATAAACTAACCAATGATTGTGATGTGTTGATTGCGGTAGGAATGCGTTTTGATGACCGTGTGACTGGGAAATTAGATCAGTATGCCAAACAGGCTAAAGTCGTTCATCTTGATATTGATCTTGCTGAAATTGATAAAAATGTAAAAGCTGATGTTCCTGTTTTAGGAAACTGTAAAGAGACACTTCCTTTGTTAACCCAGGCATTGAATGAAAATTCACATGAAGAATGGCTTAATCAGTTCAAAGAGCTTCATCATAAAGAGCATCATGAAGTAGTACAAAAAGAGCTGAATCCAACAACTGAAGAACTCACAATGGGTGAAGTTTTGAAATATCTGAATCAATTAACCCAGGGTGAATACATCATTTGTACGGATGTAGGACAACACCAGATGATCTCCTGCAGATATGCAGAGTTCAAAAAATCAAAAAGGAATGTTACTTCAGGTGGACTGGGAACGATGGGATTTGGCCTGCCCGCAGCAATAGGTGCAAAAATGGCAAATCCTCATCAGCATGTGATCTGTATCGCCGGAGATGGTGGTTTTCAGATGAACATTCAGGAGCTTGGAACGATTTCACAATTTGGAATCGGAGTGAAGATGATTATCCTTAATAACTCTTTTCTGGGCATGGTTCGTCAATGGCAGGAACTTTTCCATGATAAGCGGTATTCTTTTGTAGACATTACCAGTCCTGACTTTTCTGCGGTTGCAGAGGCTTACGGGATAAAAGGAAAACATGTAAAGGAAAGAGCATCATTAGAATCTTCATTAAAGGAAATGCTTGACACAGAGGGAGCCTATCTGTTAGAAATAAAAGTTGGAAAAGAAAACAATGTTTTCCCTATGGTTCCACAAGGATGTAGTGTAAGTGAAATCCGTTTAAAATAAAAAACAAATATGATGAATAAACAGGAATATACCCTAAGTGTTTTCACAGAAAACCAGGTAGGGCTGCTTGCGAGAATAGCAATGGTTTTTTCAAGAAGGGGAATCAATATAGAAAGTCTGAATGTTTCTCCAACAGAGATTGAGGGCATTTCGAGGTTTACCATTGTGGTACAGGCTCCACAGGAAACGGTAAGAAAAGTATCAAGACAGATTCAAAAGCTGGTTGAGGTCATTAAAGTCTATTATAATACCAATGAGGAGATCGTTTGGCAGGAACTGGCTCTTTTTAAAATAGAGACCAATATTGTTTCTGAGAAGTTTTATGTTGAAAGGATTTTAAGACAATATGGAGCTACCATTGTAAGCGTAAGAAATGATTATACGGTTTTTACTATTGTAGGACATCATGAAGAAATCGATCGTTTTCTTGAACTTCTGGAACCTCATGGTTTGATAGAATTTATAAGAAGCGGAAGAGTAGCGGTCATTAAATCCAATGAAGCCTTTCATAAAAAACTCACAGCCCTTGAAAAAATGGCTTATCAATAAAAAATAACACAAATTCAATATATAGACGATCTAAAGAAGATCAGAAAAAATAACATTTAAAAACAAAATTATGGCATTAATTAAATTTGCAGGTGTAGAAGAAAGCGTAATAACAAGAGAAGAATTTCCTGTAGAAAAAGCTCAGGAAGTTTTAAAAGATGAAACTGTAGCGGTTTTAGGATATGGAATTCAGGGGCCTGGTCAGGCGCTTAATCTTAAAGATAATGGCATCAATGTAATTGTAGGGCAGCGAAAAAATTCTAAAAGCTGGGACAAAGCAATACAGGATGGATTCGTTCCAGGAGAAACATTATTCGAACTGGAAGAAGCTGCAGACAGAGGAACAATCATTTGTTATTTGTTGAGTGATGCTGCACAGATCGAATTTTGGCCAACTCTTGAAAAATATCTTACCCCTGGAAAAACATTATATTTCTCTCATGGTTTCGGAATTACCTATAATCATCAGACCAACATTGTTCCTTCCAAAGAAGTGGATGTTGTTCTTGTAGCTCCTAAAGGTTCAGGTACATCGTTGAGACGACTTTTTGTTGAAGGCAAAGGACTGAACAGCAGTTTTGCGATCCATCAGGATGCGACAGGAAATGCAAAAGATAAAGTGGCAGCATTGGGAATTGCGGTAGGTAGCGGGTACCTGTTTGAGACCAATTTTAAAAAAGAAGTATACAGTGACTTAGTAGGAGAGAGAGGTTCTTTGATGGGGGCTATTCAAGGGCTTTTTGCGGCTCAGTTTGAAGTATTGAGGGCTCAGGGACATTCCCCGTCAGAAGCATTTAATGAGACAGTGGAGGAACTAACCCAATCGTTAATGCCTTTGGTTGCAGAAAATGGAATGGACTGGATGTATGCCAATTGCTCTACTACTGCTCAAAGAGGAGCATTAGACTGGTGGAAGAAGTTTTATGATGCTACTAAGCCTGTGTTTGAAGAATTGTATCAGAGTGTGAAAGAAGGAAATGAATCACAGAAATCAATCTCCAGCAACAGCAAAGAAAACTACAGAGAAGGTCTTAATAAAGAGCTTGAAGAATTAAGAAACAGTGAATTGTGGCAGGCTGGTAAAGTCGTAAGATCGCTTCGCCCAGACAGACAATATGAATATGAAAAATAGAACGGTTGATTTTCCTTCATTATATGGTGTAGAAGAGGCGAGAAAGACATTGGAAAATGTTATTCATACCACTCCTTTGCAGAAGAGCTTTAGACTTTCTAAACAGTCCGGAGCGGATATTTTTCTTAAAAGGGAAGATATGCAACCTGTGCGTTCTTATAAAATAAGGGGAGCTTACAATAAGATATATAACCTATATAAGGAGGATAAAACTGGGAATGGTATTGTTTGTGCCAGTGCTGGCAATCATGCGCAGGGAGTTGCCTTTGCATGCAGGAAGCTAAAGATCAACGGGACGATCTTTATGCCTGTAACCACTCCTAAACAAAAGCTGGAGCAGGTTGCCATGTTTGGTGAAAAGTATGTAGAGATCAAGTTGATCGGTGATACTTTTGATGATTCAAAAAATGCGGCGATACAGTATAGCAAAAGTTACGGAGCTGAATTTATTCATCCTTTTGATGATGTAGAAATTATTGAAGGACAGGCCACCTTAGCCATGGAAATCCTGGAGCAGACAGAAGATCCCATAGATTTTGTATTCGTACCCCTTGGCGGTGGAGGATTAGCAGCAGGTATCATTACTGTATTTTCGGTTTTATCCCCAAAGACGAAGATTATTGTCGTAGAACCTAAAGGTGCGGCTTCAATGAAAGCTTCGCTGGAGGCAGGGGTCAACACTGAACTTTTGCATATTGATAAATTTGTGGATGGAGCTGCCGTTCAAAAGGTAGGTGATCTTACTTTTGAGATCTGTAAAGATCATATCCATGAATGCCTGGCCGTTGATGAAGGAAAAGTTTGTGAAACTTTATTAGAGGTATACAATAAAGATGCAATGGTTCTGGAACCGGCGGGTGCCCTGACAATAGCAGCTTTGGATCTGTATAAGCAACAGATTGCAGGCAAAAATATTGTCTGTATTGTAAGTGGTAGTAATAATGATATTACCAGAACAGAAGAGATCAAAGAACGAGCAATGCTTTATAAAGGACTGAAACATTACTTTATTGTTAAGTTTCCACAACGTCCCGGTGCTTTGAAAGAGTTTGTTCTGCATGTTTTGGGTACATCTGATGATATTACATTCTTTGAATACACCAAGAGAAATTCCAGGGAAACCGCTTCTGCTATCGTTGGCATTGAGGTGCC is a window from the Chryseobacterium sp. T16E-39 genome containing:
- the ilvN gene encoding acetolactate synthase small subunit, which encodes MMNKQEYTLSVFTENQVGLLARIAMVFSRRGINIESLNVSPTEIEGISRFTIVVQAPQETVRKVSRQIQKLVEVIKVYYNTNEEIVWQELALFKIETNIVSEKFYVERILRQYGATIVSVRNDYTVFTIVGHHEEIDRFLELLEPHGLIEFIRSGRVAVIKSNEAFHKKLTALEKMAYQ
- a CDS encoding TolC family protein; its protein translation is MKRYILLLYLVISAGTKGQNQYSPSVLTLKEIWALSELQNKQLKLADLAREESEIGILEAKDKLLPELSVMGDFRLNTKFLLYDNGIFSAPQSVPIKGYGYGLGYNMDFNIYSGGKEKRNIEIKKEEKIRKQYEFELQKDNVKYAIAASFYDLYKFQEFQSFISTEISTEKKQLSTIENLNRNGIVLKSDVLRISVKLSQLELSSSEVKKKIDLTKQRLNIMMGRESIEPLDISSQDSLEANDLQESDYEDYLTAAITHSPDLKINNTNQAISELNIKQLKSSRLPKVSLYSRYNYTYPQISFYPYSNDLWGFGQVGLKVTYSVDNLYKSKHTIAHANNLNKQEQEKIQMKQDEISIRVRDAFLEKEQAKESVETAKLTIRQSTESVRVIRNSYLNQQSLLTDLLDAENVLLQAKFSLTSAQANLRLSQIKLLIITGTL
- the ilvB gene encoding biosynthetic-type acetolactate synthase large subunit, with product MESTFNALETERSSRTAKKLKGAEVILEILKAENVNTVFGYPGGAVIPIYDALYDYKDDLKHILVRHEQGAIHAAQGFSRSSDSIGVAIATSGPGATNLVTGLADAMIDSTPVVCITGQVFASLLGSDAFQEVDVINVTAPVTKWNCQVTNAEDIPTALAKAFYIARSGRPGPVLVDITKNAQLQEIDFKGYEICNSIRSYHPKPRVRSEYIEQAALLINSAKRPFLLFGQGVIIGQAEEELKALVEKTGIPAASTALGLGALSTEHPFYVGMLGMHGHYAPNKLTNDCDVLIAVGMRFDDRVTGKLDQYAKQAKVVHLDIDLAEIDKNVKADVPVLGNCKETLPLLTQALNENSHEEWLNQFKELHHKEHHEVVQKELNPTTEELTMGEVLKYLNQLTQGEYIICTDVGQHQMISCRYAEFKKSKRNVTSGGLGTMGFGLPAAIGAKMANPHQHVICIAGDGGFQMNIQELGTISQFGIGVKMIILNNSFLGMVRQWQELFHDKRYSFVDITSPDFSAVAEAYGIKGKHVKERASLESSLKEMLDTEGAYLLEIKVGKENNVFPMVPQGCSVSEIRLK
- a CDS encoding AraC family transcriptional regulator encodes the protein MKNIKEVREKVDAHPESILVIRQQWEQRLPMHKHQKGQLLLVIGGMAKLRTKEKDLYIPRNHYIWMPKMYSHNLMFNSKDLDIINIYFPEEEKFDHLFYDDLGIYPVSNLLSELLNFGKDWNGDFFPDSWEYEFLLTLKHLLPKENLKKFTIQLPTTTDERLNTIIKFIRSNLENPLTLKEVAVKFGFSVRSLTRFFTNKLGLSFIQYVKMVRIIKAMELLKDTQLSMSEIAYEIGYSNISAFSNTFLQLTNMRPTEFKSML
- the ilvA gene encoding threonine ammonia-lyase IlvA gives rise to the protein MNMKNRTVDFPSLYGVEEARKTLENVIHTTPLQKSFRLSKQSGADIFLKREDMQPVRSYKIRGAYNKIYNLYKEDKTGNGIVCASAGNHAQGVAFACRKLKINGTIFMPVTTPKQKLEQVAMFGEKYVEIKLIGDTFDDSKNAAIQYSKSYGAEFIHPFDDVEIIEGQATLAMEILEQTEDPIDFVFVPLGGGGLAAGIITVFSVLSPKTKIIVVEPKGAASMKASLEAGVNTELLHIDKFVDGAAVQKVGDLTFEICKDHIHECLAVDEGKVCETLLEVYNKDAMVLEPAGALTIAALDLYKQQIAGKNIVCIVSGSNNDITRTEEIKERAMLYKGLKHYFIVKFPQRPGALKEFVLHVLGTSDDITFFEYTKRNSRETASAIVGIEVPSFSDFEGLLRRMKEAGYYESYLNDSPNMMNILI
- the ilvC gene encoding ketol-acid reductoisomerase; translated protein: MALIKFAGVEESVITREEFPVEKAQEVLKDETVAVLGYGIQGPGQALNLKDNGINVIVGQRKNSKSWDKAIQDGFVPGETLFELEEAADRGTIICYLLSDAAQIEFWPTLEKYLTPGKTLYFSHGFGITYNHQTNIVPSKEVDVVLVAPKGSGTSLRRLFVEGKGLNSSFAIHQDATGNAKDKVAALGIAVGSGYLFETNFKKEVYSDLVGERGSLMGAIQGLFAAQFEVLRAQGHSPSEAFNETVEELTQSLMPLVAENGMDWMYANCSTTAQRGALDWWKKFYDATKPVFEELYQSVKEGNESQKSISSNSKENYREGLNKELEELRNSELWQAGKVVRSLRPDRQYEYEK
- the ilvD gene encoding dihydroxy-acid dehydratase, coding for MCETLNKYSRVLTQDPTQPATQAMFYGIGFKKEDFEKAQVGVASMGYDGNTCNMHLNGLAELVKKGVNRENLVGLMFHTIGISDGMTNGTDGMRYSLVSRDIIADSIETVCAGQYYDALITVPGCDKNMPGSLIAMARLNRPSIMVYGGSIEAGHYKGNDLNIVSAFEALGNKIAGKLSDEDYDGIIKNSCPSAGACGGMYTANTMASAIEALGMSLPYSSSYPALSKEKKEECEFAGHYVRILLEKDIKPSDIMTPEAFENALRIIMVLGGSTNAVLHFIAIAKSIGHNLTLDDFQKISDTTPLLADLKPSGKYLMKDLHEVGGVPAVMKYLLDLGLLHGDCLTVTGKTIAENLRNVTSIIEREQDIIRDITNPIKETGHIRIMYGNLAERGCVAKITGKEGNFFRGKARVFDGEKEFIKGIEDQIIQEGDVIVIKNEGPKGAPGMPEMLKPTSALMGSGLGKNVALITDGRFSGGTHGFVVGHITPEAFEGGLIGLVKDNDVIELDAVKNTINLMISDEELKERKSTFKQPDYKVKTGVLYKYAKLVSDASHGCITDF
- a CDS encoding aminotransferase class IV; the encoded protein is MYYNEKTMLYHDGKFQEASTASTGLYGQSLHYGYAVFEGIKSYKTKNGTKIFKAKEHYDRLRKSAELMMIPFEYSTEEMIDLTYKLLEMNNLGNAYIRPLVICSPNMSLSKGNKSSLVIEAWSWDNGYLSDHARIMTSSFERPNPKAFRIEAKASGHYVNSILAAQEAKDKGFDEAMLLDGNGNVAESSGANIFYEKDLKLYTPAKGSILPGITRATMFEICDQLGIYYEEKFFKPEEMEGADAAFFCGTAAEVVALKSLNNTPFKLKWEDSVSALIQKAYRHLVFEEDYSYLKQELYV